One genomic window of Gossypium hirsutum isolate 1008001.06 chromosome D11, Gossypium_hirsutum_v2.1, whole genome shotgun sequence includes the following:
- the LOC107958656 gene encoding uncharacterized protein: MLRNKKQRFSDQPIDRAKKKGNKERAVDAFETMAGIGDDVGFGNFMFFSSSSSHSINGPQFSAKDMTTTAAAANDDDDDDWGDFINSSNNISCTESLPVNDFQFDSSPGSPPLTQSDSAPSRVESVKAQWDKLTGALPLSIFGEEEKEDGGSDAVDAGFNGVNSSFSFPKQDGNLKEKGSNLNDVLADLYKEKEKGNEANGFRSGVDVKKAIDLNSKAETWNWNGLNSGLNGSGLKVDALDLSINGPASVKKEENLGSNGYAFGKERKEVNMGLSGLDLSSNGSSWGQEGLNLDSNAGNSVLVDEEDDDGWEFKGAEPKAEAAAENLKSNPNVPMSNCNMSTSSWDPLGTNTSVLSSNINGVNANASRLDSNLVDENDKTSVDDDDDDDDDGWEFKAAEPETRFTTGDAKVEDQDREKPQGAEFSFGFGNGANGSSDFFGTSDGISKKPGEWDLGFSFSPSFESQSKQNDTKDGEISSSAGINIGSGEMSWAFKDATFGHESKAKEEPRVADASSSAVEGFSFDSHIQGNEETSKKNKAALPLSIFGDEEIETEDPLKHEDVSILKPTTTNAGLKDTRSNISINDLISSLYSQSETNTSLNPISNPSENGLLSSQIDVGSSLVNGDSFDDDSWEFKGAVSGTGGENQNSSFSFGDSYEKYTIKTELNDYLDLYSKLTTELCFVALSHLENMKKDKSTAAPSGEDAEVKAIEEEILGLYNELQKDGIISEEVTSENLQSRSIHLGEYAKVLLEKKFQVLESEYQLSEKLSLAEKNMASTIELLKHAASTLKVLKLGSAEDQSYYVSMWLRILTVCALELKHGSMIWKQSLQKNIHRQLLSKPQGRQYILALGEIYRVVKIVGSLSAKLCKPWILFSSENPTNFPALVRECSSVWSSSGLEEALQNLTDLTDLKYDVEALLGSIQSIHDPDAHELYKQVFSEQESTCCLSGLTAGAVPGMKMVLWDGRHYFVTIVNLWANLISRDPPNLPLIHARK, from the exons ATGCTTCGAAATAAAAAGCAGAGATTTTCAGATCAACCGATCGATCGCgcgaaaaaaaagggaaataaggaAAGAGCTGTTGACGCCTTCGAAACTATGGCCGGAATCGGCGATGACGTTGGATTCGGCAATTTCATGTTCTTTTCTTCCTCATCGTCACATTCGATCAATGGTCCTCAGTTCTCCGCCAAAGACATGACCACCACCGCTGCCGCCGCCAACGACGACGACGACGATGATTGGGGAGATTTCATCAACTCCAGCAATAATATCTCTTGCACTGAATCTCTTCCCGTCAATGACTTTCAGTTTGATTCCTCTCCCGGCTCACCCCCTCTAACTCAATCCGACTCGGCTCCGAGCCGAGTGGAATCGGTGAAAGCCCAATGGGACAAGCTGACTGGAGCTTTACCGTTGTCGATTTTcggggaagaagaaaaagaggatgGGGGATCTGACGCAGTGGACGCAGGGTTTAATGGTGTGAACAGTTCGTTTTCGTTCCCTAAACAGGACGGAAATTTGAAGGAAAAAGGATCGAATTTAAATGATGTGTTAGCGGATTTGTATAAAGAGAAAGAGAAGGGGAATGAGGCAAATGGGTTTAGGTCGGGTGTGGATGTTAAGAAGGCAATTGATTTGAATTCTAAGGCGGAGACTTGGAATTGGAACGGATTGAATTCGGGGTTGAACGGATCAGGGTTGAAGGTGGATGCATTGGATTTGAGTATAAACGGTCCTGCTTCGGTTAAAAAAGAGGAGAATTTAGGTTCAAATGGGTATGCATTtgggaaggaaagaaaagaagtgAATATGGGGTTAAGCGGGTTGGATTTGAGCTCAAATGGGTCGAGTTGGGGTCAGGAAGGGTTGAATTTGGATTCGAATGCGGGGAATTCTGTTTTGGTTGATGAGGAGGATGATGATGGGTGGGAATTTAAAGGCGCAGAGCCAAAAGCAGAAGCTGCAGCTGAAAATTTGAAG AGTAATCCAAATGTGCCAATGTCGAATTGCAATATGTCTACTTCGAGTTGGGATCCATTGGGTACAAATACCAGTGTGCTGAGTTCAAATATTAATGGGGTAAACGCAAATGCAAGTAGGTTGGACTCTAATTTAGTTGATGAAAATGATAAGACTagtgttgatgatgatgatgatgatgatgatgatggatgGGAATTCAAGGCTGCAGAGCCCGAGACTCGCTTCACAACCGGTGATGCTAAG GTTGAGGACCAGGATCGGGAAAAACCTCAGGGAGCTGAATTCAGCTTTGGGTTTGGGAATGGCGCGAATGGTTCTAGTGATTTCTTTGGCACATCAGATGGAATATCTAAGAAACCTGGTGAATGGGACTTAGGATTTAGTTTCTCCCCTAGTTTTGAATCTCAAAGCAAGCAGAATGATACTAAAGATGGTGAGATTTCTTCTTCAGCTGGTATAAATATTGGTTCTGGCGAAATGTCCTGGGCTTTTAAGGACGCAACTTTTGGACATGAATCAAAGGCTAAG GAAGAGCCAAGGGTTGCTGATGCTTCCTCATCTGCGGTTGAAGGTTTTTCATTTGACAGTCATATCCAG GGGAATGAGGAAACTTCAAAGAAAAACAAAGCAGCATTGCCCCTGTCCATCTTTGGTGATGAAGAAATTGAAACTGAGGATCCATTGAAACATGAAGATGTTTCCATTCTTAAACCAACCACTACAAATGCTGGCTTGAAGGATACTCGTTCAAATATATCCATCAATGATCTTATATCAAGTTTATATAGCCAATCTGAGACAAATACTTCTTTAAATCCAATCAGCAATCCAAGTGAAAATGGACTTCTTTCCTCTCAGATAGATGTGGGTTCCAGTTTAGTAAATGGTGATAGTTTTGATGACGACTCCTGGGAATTTAAAGGTGCCGTTTCTGGAACTGGAGGAGAAAACCAGAATTCTTCATTCAGTTTTGGAGATTCATATGAAAAATACACTATCAAAACGGAGCTAAATGATTATCTGGACTTGTATTCTAAATTGACCACTGAATTGTGCTTTGTTGCACTTAGCCATCTTGAGAATATGAAG aaagataaaAGTACTGCTGCTCCTTCTGGTGAAGATGCTGAAGTAAAAGCTATTGAGGAGGAAATCCTG GGTCTATATAATGAACTGCAAAAAGATGGCATAATATCTGAAGAAGTCACCTCAGAGAATCTCCAGTCAAGAAGTATTCACCTTGGTGAATATGCAAAGGTTCTACTAGAAAAAAAGTTTCAAGTGCTGGAATCTGAATATCAGTTATCAGAGAAATTATCATTG gcAGAGAAGAATATGGCATCAACAATTGAACTCTTGAAACATGCTGCATCAACATTAAAGGTTCTAAAATTAGGGTCAGCTGAGGATCAATCTTATTATGTATCTATGTGGTTGAGGATTTTGACTGTTTGTGCACTAGAGCTGAAACATGGTTCTATGATTTGGAAGCAGTCATTGCAGAAAAACATCCACCGTCAATTATTGTCTAAACCTCAAG GCAGACAGTACATTCTAGCTCTTGGAGAAATTTACAGAGTTGTCAAAATTGTTGGATCTTTGTCCGCCAAACTCTGCAAACCTTGGATATTGTTTAGTTCTGAAAATCCCACAAACTTCCCTGCTCTTGTGAGGGAGTGTTCTTCTGTGTGGTCAAGTTCAgggcttgaagaagcccttcaaAATCTGACTGATTTGACAGATTTAAAATATGATGTTGAAGCTTTACTTGGTTCCATTCAGAGTATTCATGATCCTGACGCGCATGAACTCTATAAACAAGTTTTCTCGGAACAAGAATCTACATGTTGTCTGTCAGGTTTAACTGCAGGAGCAGTGCCAG GCATGAAAATGGTGCTTTGGGATGGACGGCATTACTTTGTAACCATTGTCAACTTGTGGGCAAATTTAATAAGTCGTGATCCACCAAATTTGCCGCTCATACATGCTCGAAAATAA